A single genomic interval of Selenobaculum gibii harbors:
- the folB gene encoding dihydroneopterin aldolase, producing MNKILIDNVMFYGFHGVYEYEREQGQKFYYDIEMYCNDITAAQTDDLTKGVDYIHVYQLVKDIAENKRFQLLEALTMHMADKILEACPVVAKAVVRVRKYGVPIAGPINFVQVESIRDRKAE from the coding sequence ATGAATAAGATTTTAATTGACAATGTAATGTTTTATGGATTCCACGGGGTATATGAATATGAGCGGGAGCAAGGACAAAAATTTTACTATGATATAGAAATGTACTGTAATGATATTACAGCTGCTCAGACGGATGATTTAACAAAAGGTGTTGATTACATTCATGTATATCAATTGGTGAAAGATATTGCAGAAAATAAGCGTTTTCAATTATTGGAAGCGTTAACTATGCATATGGCAGATAAAATTTTAGAAGCCTGTCCAGTTGTAGCAAAGGCAGTTGTCAGAGTCCGTAAATATGGGGTACCTATTGCAGGACCGATAAATTTTGTTCAAGTAGAATCAATTCGGGACCGCAAAGCAGAATGA
- the folK gene encoding 2-amino-4-hydroxy-6-hydroxymethyldihydropteridine diphosphokinase, protein MIFLGLGSNIGNRKQNLMRAIELLNHHNDIIVRQISSIYETEPYGVKEQDDFLNAVIVVETKLFPEELLDVCLTIESRMGRTRELRWGPRVIDIDLLSYNNEAMHTERLTLPHPFFALRKFVLVPMAEIAGDFIVSDGMTVKNLLMQCPDSSNVTLYFG, encoded by the coding sequence ATGATTTTTTTAGGTCTTGGATCGAATATAGGAAATCGTAAGCAAAATCTTATGCGAGCAATTGAATTATTAAATCATCATAATGATATTATAGTAAGGCAAATTTCATCAATTTATGAAACTGAACCATATGGAGTAAAAGAGCAGGATGATTTTTTAAATGCAGTGATAGTAGTTGAAACGAAGCTTTTTCCGGAAGAATTATTAGATGTTTGCTTAACAATTGAAAGTCGAATGGGGAGGACGAGAGAATTGCGTTGGGGGCCAAGAGTTATTGATATTGATTTGCTTTCATATAATAATGAAGCAATGCATACAGAACGGTTGACACTACCCCATCCCTTTTTTGCTTTGCGAAAATTTGTTTTAGTACCCATGGCAGAGATTGCAGGAGATTTTATAGTTTCAGATGGAATGACTGTGAAAAATTTGCTAATGCAGTGCCCAGATAGTAGTAATGTTACGCTCTATTTTGGATAG